One Vigna unguiculata cultivar IT97K-499-35 chromosome 11, ASM411807v1, whole genome shotgun sequence DNA window includes the following coding sequences:
- the LOC114168905 gene encoding pentatricopeptide repeat-containing protein At4g25270, chloroplastic produces the protein MIGMLVRFPPNAMSLCSQKKNKNKNSNENKTWKERRLEGKERRSVLRYPKPKSTPLLIHRRPPPQTQLEALEQVITNLEDSIEKGIRIDPEIYASLLEICYRLQAIRPGIRLHRLIPTSLLRRNFGISSKLLRLYAACGYVDDAHELFDQMYNRDTSAFPWNSLISGYAQRGLYDEAIALYFQMVEEGVEPDLFTFPRVLKVCAGIGSVRVGEEVHRHLVRAGFATDGFVLNALVDMYSKCGDIVKARKIFDKMPHRDLISWNSMLTAYVHHGLEGGAVNIFRQMILEGCEPDSVSISTILTGVSSLCLGVQIHGWVIRRGLDWNLSIANSLMVMYSSHGRLEKACWIFNLMPERDVVSWNSIISAHCKRREALAFLEQMEEAGAEPDKITFVSTLSACAHLVLVKEGERVFALMCEKYKIKPIMEHYGCMVNLYGRAGLIKKAYSIIVDGIGSEAAGPTLWGALLYACFLHGDATIGEIAANRLFDLEPDNEHNFVLLMGIYENAGRLEDMERVRMMMVDRGLDY, from the coding sequence ATGATAGGCATGCTAGTAAGGTTCCCTCCAAATGCCATGAGCTTGTGCTCCCAGAAAAagaataagaacaaaaatagcAACGAAAACAAAACTTGGAAAGAGAGACGTTTGGAAGGCAAAGAAAGAAGAAGCGTTCTTCGTtacccaaaacccaaatcaACCCCACTCCTTATCCATCGCCGTCCTCCTCCCCAAACCCAATTGGAAGCACTTGAACAAGTCATCACAAACCTTGAAGACTCTATCGAGAAGGGAATCAGAATCGACCCTGAAATATATGCCTCTTTATTAGAAATCTGCTATCGTTTGCAAGCCATTCGTCCCGGTATCAGACTCCACCGCCTTATCCCAACATCCCTGTTGCGTAGAAATTTTGGCATCTCTTCCAAGCTTCTTAGGTTGTATGCGGCGTGTGGGTATGTGGACGATGCACACGAGCTGTTTGATCAAATGTATAATAGGGACACGTCTGCATTTCCCTGGAATTCGCTCATCTCAGGGTATGCCCAAAGGGGCCTCTACGACGAAGCCATTGCGCTCTACTTCCAAATGGTGGAAGAGGGTGTCGAACCTGACTTGTTCACCTTCCCGAGGGTTCTCAAAGTTTGCGCTGGAATTGGGTCTGTTCGAGTGGGGGAAGAAGTGCATCGCCATCTGGTTCGTGCTGGATTTGCCACTGATGGGTTTGTGCTTAATGCACTTGTTGACATGTATTCGAAGTGCGGTGACATTGTAAAGGCCCGAAAGATCTTCGACAAGATGCCTCATAGAGACCTCATTTCGTGGAATTCCATGCTCACTGCTTATGTTCATCATGGCCTTGAGGGTGGCGCAGTGAACATTTTCCGCCAAATGATTTTGGAAGGGTGTGAACCTGATTCTGTTAGCATATCCACCATTCTTACAGGTGTGTCTTCGCTATGTCTAGGCGTCCAAATTCATGGATGGGTGATTCGGCGAGGACTTGATTGGAACCTGTCCATTGCTAATTCCTTGATGGTGATGTACTCAAGTCATGGTAGGTTAGAAAAGGCATGTTGGATATTCAATCTAATGCCAGAGAGGGATGTTGTTTCGTGGAATTCTATAATATCTGCACATTGCAAACGCCGAGAAGCCCTTGCCTTTTTGGAGCAAATGGAGGAAGCTGGTGCTGAGCCTGATAAAATAACGTTTGTTTCAACATTATCAGCCTGTGCCCACTTAGTCTTGGTGAAGGAGGGAGAGAGAGTGTTTGCTCTAatgtgtgaaaaatataaaataaaaccaattATGGAACATTATGGTTGTATGGTCAACCTTTATGGAAGAGCAGGACTAATTAAAAAGGCTTATAGCATCATAGTGGATGGAATTGGCTCTGAGGCTGCTGGTCCAACTCTTTGGGGAGCTTTATTGTATGCTTGCTTTTTGCATGGAGACGCAACTATTGGGGAGATTGCTGCAAACAGGCTCTTTGATTTGGAGCCAGACAACGAGCATAACTTTGTACTTCTTATGGGGATTTATGAAAATGCAGGCAGATTAGAGGACATGGAGAGAGTTAGAATGATGATGGTTGACAGAGGATTGGATTATTAG